Proteins co-encoded in one Campylobacter concisus genomic window:
- a CDS encoding response regulator transcription factor — MKILLLEDDLGFQESVCEFLQTLGYEVTAVSDGQEACDLIEKNFYHLFILDIKVPGVNGHEVIKYIRSLNPNAPIMITTSLVDIDDMAIGYELGCNEYLKKPFELAELKFRVAELMRKYYGTDDKNIVKINDEFSFNLNKRVLLKDGKMVDLSAKEVALVECLVSHLNSYVSMEELRDLVWNDKEIEGADIRMHVLKIRNKTNNNFIISKRRIGYKIDAQEL, encoded by the coding sequence TTGAAGATTTTGCTTTTAGAAGATGATCTAGGGTTTCAAGAGAGCGTCTGTGAGTTTTTGCAGACGCTTGGTTATGAAGTTACAGCGGTGAGCGACGGTCAAGAGGCTTGCGATCTGATAGAGAAAAATTTCTATCACCTTTTTATACTCGACATAAAAGTGCCTGGAGTAAATGGTCACGAAGTCATCAAATATATAAGAAGTCTAAACCCAAACGCTCCTATCATGATAACGACATCTTTAGTTGATATTGATGATATGGCGATTGGCTATGAGCTTGGCTGTAATGAGTATCTAAAAAAGCCATTTGAGCTAGCTGAGCTTAAATTTAGAGTTGCTGAGCTTATGAGAAAATACTATGGCACTGACGATAAAAACATAGTAAAGATAAATGACGAGTTTAGCTTTAACCTAAATAAACGTGTGCTACTTAAAGATGGCAAGATGGTTGATCTTAGCGCAAAAGAGGTCGCTTTGGTCGAGTGTTTGGTCTCACATCTAAATTCTTACGTCAGCATGGAGGAGCTTAGAGATCTTGTCTGGAACGACAAAGAGATCGAGGGCGCTGATATAAGGATGCACGTTTTAAAGATAAGAAACAAGACAAACAATAACTTTATCATCTCAAAGAGGCGCATAGGCTACAAGATAGATGCACAAGAGCTTTAA
- the nrfD gene encoding NrfD/PsrC family molybdoenzyme membrane anchor subunit — protein sequence MNNMSGSLAQYSEIYWGWPIAVYLFLAGLSAGASIVAVLISKKYGKENYYFKAAALIAPLAIILGLALLVLDLGKPLSFYWILLLYNFDSVMSIGVALLLVYTPLSVIYAVGAFKNEIALLKISLFDVVANFASKLSSLLEILLFILGIGVGAYTGFLLSAAHKIALWNTSVLPVLFLVSGLSCAGAFTLLLGVLKDEKRAQNQTAHFLLKFDFIAIIVEFLLIVALFMVVKGASASGAQSVANALSANSLGLMFYIGVIGLGMAVPIILDLSVLKVHDFKREFAVLNAILVICGVFLLRYYIVYAGQIFI from the coding sequence ATGAATAACATGTCAGGAAGCCTAGCTCAATACTCTGAAATTTACTGGGGTTGGCCGATAGCCGTTTATCTATTTTTAGCAGGACTTAGTGCGGGTGCTAGCATCGTTGCTGTGCTCATTTCAAAAAAATATGGCAAAGAGAACTACTACTTTAAAGCAGCCGCTCTTATCGCTCCATTAGCGATCATTCTTGGACTTGCTCTTTTGGTGCTTGATCTTGGCAAGCCGCTTAGCTTTTACTGGATACTCTTGCTTTACAACTTTGACTCAGTCATGTCAATAGGCGTTGCACTGCTTCTAGTTTATACGCCTCTTAGCGTTATATACGCAGTTGGCGCATTTAAAAACGAGATCGCATTGCTTAAAATTTCTCTTTTTGACGTAGTTGCAAATTTTGCTAGCAAGCTTTCAAGCCTACTTGAAATTTTACTTTTTATCCTAGGCATTGGCGTTGGTGCATATACAGGCTTTTTGCTAAGTGCAGCTCATAAGATCGCACTTTGGAATACATCAGTCTTGCCGGTATTATTTTTAGTATCAGGCTTGAGCTGTGCTGGTGCTTTTACGCTGCTTCTTGGCGTGCTAAAAGATGAAAAGAGAGCACAAAACCAAACTGCACACTTTTTATTAAAATTTGACTTTATAGCGATAATAGTCGAGTTTTTGCTGATAGTCGCTCTTTTTATGGTCGTAAAAGGTGCAAGTGCAAGTGGTGCGCAGAGCGTAGCAAACGCACTTAGCGCAAATTCTCTTGGGCTGATGTTTTATATCGGCGTCATAGGTCTTGGTATGGCTGTGCCTATCATTTTAGACTTAAGCGTTTTAAAGGTGCATGATTTCAAACGCGAATTTGCCGTGCTAAACGCTATTTTAGTCATTTGTGGTGTCTTTTTGCTAAGATATTACATAGTCTATGCAGGACAAATTTTTATTTAA